A stretch of the Saprospiraceae bacterium genome encodes the following:
- a CDS encoding GIY-YIG nuclease family protein gives MTSPRFAIIDIETTGGIAKRDKITEIAIIVYQDDKIIDRYESLINPERSIPFEITRITGITNEMVENAPKFYEIAKEILIKTEDCIFVAHNVFFDYNFIKEEFHQLGYTFSRKKLCTVQLSRRYFKGLRSYSLGSLITHFKIEVKNRHRAMDDTLATLDVFCRILKCSKNLDSTYNPIASLLSETKIPASINRNDIDNLPELPGVYRMKNIQFEAIYIGKSKNIKERIYQHFNDTSAKTLKMLTGVHSIDFTLTGSELLASLLEIKEIKELQPEINRALRKKSHAYLMTARRTPDKFPVFTIKESEWLDQQDEVIYHYPSKLSAKQHLDLILFNHQLCTKINSQNAEGKPCNGFQIGQCHGACVGKENLQDYIDRFNKAYEEVNKIFKHDFILLTDGPNYDEFGVVLVENGFCSFTGYLDKNEGYSDIKLLKESLTPYPGNIESNRIIEHYLTKDKCIKKILLSQNQDSIK, from the coding sequence AATTACAGAAATTGCTATTATCGTATACCAGGATGATAAAATAATTGATCGATATGAAAGTCTCATCAATCCTGAACGATCCATTCCCTTTGAAATTACACGAATTACAGGAATTACAAATGAAATGGTTGAAAACGCTCCAAAATTTTACGAAATCGCGAAAGAAATATTAATTAAAACAGAAGATTGCATCTTTGTTGCACATAATGTATTTTTTGATTACAATTTTATTAAAGAAGAATTTCATCAGTTAGGCTATACATTTTCCAGAAAAAAACTATGCACAGTCCAGCTAAGTAGAAGATATTTTAAAGGCTTACGCTCTTATAGCCTTGGATCTTTGATTACTCACTTTAAAATTGAAGTCAAAAACAGACATCGTGCAATGGATGACACATTAGCAACCCTGGATGTGTTTTGCAGGATATTGAAATGCAGCAAAAATCTTGATTCTACTTACAATCCAATAGCATCTTTATTAAGTGAAACAAAAATACCAGCTAGTATAAATAGAAATGATATTGATAATCTTCCAGAATTACCGGGTGTGTATAGAATGAAAAACATACAATTTGAAGCAATCTATATTGGAAAAAGCAAAAATATTAAAGAACGAATTTATCAGCATTTTAATGACACTAGTGCTAAAACATTAAAAATGTTAACTGGTGTCCATTCAATTGATTTCACTTTGACTGGGAGTGAACTCTTAGCATCATTACTTGAAATTAAAGAAATTAAAGAATTACAACCCGAAATCAATAGAGCGCTCAGGAAAAAATCGCATGCATATCTCATGACAGCAAGAAGAACTCCTGACAAATTTCCTGTTTTTACAATCAAGGAATCGGAATGGCTTGATCAGCAGGATGAAGTAATTTATCATTATCCCAGTAAATTGTCTGCAAAACAACATCTCGATTTAATTCTGTTTAACCACCAACTTTGCACAAAAATAAATTCACAGAATGCTGAAGGCAAGCCATGCAACGGATTTCAAATTGGACAGTGCCATGGTGCTTGTGTAGGAAAGGAAAACCTACAAGATTACATTGACCGTTTTAATAAGGCGTACGAAGAAGTAAATAAAATTTTTAAACATGATTTTATTTTACTCACAGATGGACCCAACTATGATGAATTTGGTGTGGTGCTTGTTGAAAATGGATTCTGCAGCTTTACTGGTTACCTTGATAAAAACGAAGGTTATAGCGATATTAAATTATTAAAAGAATCCCTTACGCCCTATCCTGGAAATATTGAATCCAACCGAATTATTGAACATTATCTTACAAAAGACAAGTGTATTAAAAAAATCCTGCTGTCACAAAATCAGGACTCAATAAAATAA
- the pyrF gene encoding orotidine-5'-phosphate decarboxylase, producing the protein MFKSSEFLFEQIQLKRSLLCVGLDPDISKLPAVYKKLDEPYYNFCKDIVELTHTNAIAFKINIAFFEALGVEGWLQFEKLIQIIPPDCLIIADSKRADIGNTSKQYANYYFNKINVDALTLHPYMGLDSLQPFLDYKDKYSIILALTSNPGSADFEFMEDSKGKLLFERVIEKFVQLEASKNIMFVCGATHPKEFNRIRKICPDHFLLVPGVGEQGGVLKDTIKAGRNTKGGLLVTISRKICYPNENLDFKTEVLASAANFQRDSYTYFIES; encoded by the coding sequence ATGTTTAAATCTTCTGAATTTCTGTTTGAACAAATCCAACTCAAGAGAAGTCTTTTATGTGTAGGCTTGGATCCGGATATATCAAAATTACCAGCTGTTTATAAGAAGTTAGATGAACCTTATTATAATTTTTGTAAGGACATCGTAGAGCTGACTCATACAAATGCAATCGCATTTAAAATAAATATTGCTTTTTTTGAAGCATTGGGAGTTGAAGGTTGGTTACAGTTTGAGAAGCTAATTCAAATAATCCCACCGGATTGTTTAATAATTGCGGATTCAAAAAGGGCAGATATAGGAAATACTTCAAAGCAATATGCGAATTATTATTTTAATAAAATAAATGTAGATGCTTTGACTTTACATCCATATATGGGTTTGGATTCATTACAACCTTTTCTTGATTATAAAGATAAATACAGCATTATCCTCGCTTTAACTTCAAATCCAGGAAGTGCTGATTTTGAATTTATGGAAGATTCAAAAGGTAAATTGTTATTTGAAAGAGTTATTGAAAAATTTGTGCAACTTGAGGCCTCTAAAAATATAATGTTTGTCTGTGGTGCAACCCATCCAAAGGAGTTTAATAGAATTCGTAAAATTTGTCCTGACCATTTCTTGCTGGTACCTGGAGTAGGAGAGCAAGGAGGTGTGTTAAAAGATACTATAAAAGCTGGGCGAAATACTAAAGGTGGCTTGTTGGTTACAATTTCTCGAAAAATTTGCTATCCAAATGAAAATTTAGATTTTAAAACAGAAGTTTTGGCTTCAGCAGCAAATTTTCAAAGGGATTCCTACACTTATTTTATTGAGTCCTGA
- a CDS encoding Mrp/NBP35 family ATP-binding protein produces the protein MNQLVQDIVEKLQIVIEPDSGRSIVQLRMIRDIRLENGQFHFKIYLPSASYKHKDSLYAEIHEVLGNSFPDLELHAHFVNQLPMTEAPNTNFPNISNFIAVGSGKGGVGKSSISAFLAIALKTAGYKVGLLDADLYGPSIPTMFGIRDLKPKVLESDGKHKMQPIDVNGISIISLGNIIDPEQAVVLRGPRLAAIIKQFFFDTQWPELDYLIIDLPPGTGDVQLTLVQTIPLTGVVMVTTPQEIAYIDAVKAANMFTLDQIKVPILGVIENMSWFEPDDMPGKRYFIFGEGAGQRLAEKTHSSLLGQIPIKEGMRQSFDKGQAFQLDSYYSELFKTIILKLKEKIDIRNLIYAPSQIVQAN, from the coding sequence ATGAATCAGTTAGTTCAGGATATTGTTGAAAAATTACAAATAGTTATCGAGCCAGATTCCGGCAGAAGTATTGTGCAGCTTCGGATGATTAGAGATATTCGATTGGAAAATGGCCAATTTCATTTTAAGATTTATCTTCCATCTGCCAGTTATAAACATAAAGACAGCCTATATGCTGAAATTCATGAGGTTTTAGGTAATTCTTTTCCGGATCTTGAACTTCATGCTCATTTTGTTAATCAGTTGCCAATGACGGAGGCACCAAATACCAATTTTCCTAATATTTCTAATTTTATTGCAGTAGGGTCTGGAAAAGGAGGTGTAGGAAAATCCAGTATTTCAGCATTTTTGGCAATTGCACTTAAAACGGCCGGCTATAAGGTCGGTTTATTGGATGCCGATTTATATGGGCCTTCCATTCCAACCATGTTTGGAATCCGTGATCTCAAGCCAAAAGTCCTGGAATCCGATGGTAAACATAAGATGCAACCTATTGATGTAAATGGAATTTCTATTATATCTCTTGGGAATATTATTGATCCTGAACAGGCTGTAGTATTAAGAGGGCCAAGGTTAGCAGCAATTATTAAACAATTTTTCTTTGATACCCAATGGCCAGAATTGGATTATTTAATAATTGATTTACCACCCGGTACAGGAGATGTACAACTTACACTTGTCCAAACAATTCCGCTTACAGGTGTTGTAATGGTGACCACTCCTCAGGAAATAGCATACATCGATGCTGTTAAAGCAGCAAATATGTTTACTTTGGATCAAATAAAAGTTCCGATTTTAGGAGTCATAGAAAACATGTCTTGGTTTGAACCTGATGACATGCCAGGCAAAAGGTATTTTATATTTGGAGAAGGGGCTGGCCAAAGGCTTGCAGAAAAAACACATTCAAGTCTTTTAGGACAAATTCCAATAAAAGAAGGAATGCGACAATCGTTTGACAAAGGACAAGCATTTCAATTGGATTCCTATTATTCGGAATTGTTTAAAACGATCATTTTGAAATTGAAAGAAAAAATAGATATTCGGAATTTAATTTATGCTCCAAGTCAGATAGTACAGGCAAATTAA